The Euphorbia lathyris chromosome 3, ddEupLath1.1, whole genome shotgun sequence genome contains a region encoding:
- the LOC136221664 gene encoding putative lipid-transfer protein DIR1 isoform X2, with amino-acid sequence MDTNRLGQDTNILEKKQQVQRKSTNPDKEAFKLAPCASAVQNQDAPVSSQCCAQVKKMGENPSCLCAVMLSNTAKSFGVKPEVAINIPKRCNIADRPVGYKCGAYTLP; translated from the exons ATGGATACCAACAGATTGGGGCAGGATACAAACATTTTAGAGAAAAagcaacaggtgcaaag GAAATCCACCAATCCTGACAAGGAAGCTTTTAAACTCGCACCTTGCGCATCCGCAGTACAGAACCAGGATGCTCCAGTTTCTTCACAGTGCTGTGCTCAGGTGAAGAAAATGGGTGAGAATCCCTCGTGCTTGTGTGCTGTTATGCTCTCTAATACCGCGAAAAGCTTCGGAGTCAAGCCAGAAGTCGCCATCAATATTCCAAAACGGTGCAACATTGCTGACCGTCCTGTGGGCTACAAGTGTGGAG CTTATACATTGCCCTGA
- the LOC136221664 gene encoding putative lipid-transfer protein DIR1 isoform X1, whose translation MAIPVKSLCIVAFLVALGIAGFNRADGAGECRKSTNPDKEAFKLAPCASAVQNQDAPVSSQCCAQVKKMGENPSCLCAVMLSNTAKSFGVKPEVAINIPKRCNIADRPVGYKCGAYTLP comes from the exons ATGGCAATTCCAGTGAAGTCCCTTTGCATTGTGGCGTTTCTCGTAGCTCTCGGCATTGCTGGGTTTAATCGAGCTGATGGTGCTGGTGAATGCAGGAAATCCACCAATCCTGACAAGGAAGCTTTTAAACTCGCACCTTGCGCATCCGCAGTACAGAACCAGGATGCTCCAGTTTCTTCACAGTGCTGTGCTCAGGTGAAGAAAATGGGTGAGAATCCCTCGTGCTTGTGTGCTGTTATGCTCTCTAATACCGCGAAAAGCTTCGGAGTCAAGCCAGAAGTCGCCATCAATATTCCAAAACGGTGCAACATTGCTGACCGTCCTGTGGGCTACAAGTGTGGAG CTTATACATTGCCCTGA